The genomic region CTCCTGTTTGGTCCGCACTGGAAATTGGTAAACTTTATTTATATATTTCAGAGAATTTCTTGCTTCATTTGTCTTGGTAACAAAATCAAGATGGTTTTTAATTCGGTTTCTAATATACTGATTTGAAAAGTCCCTGATATTTTTTGTTCTCAAGTCAATTGTATCCTTAAAGTTCTTATCAAGCTCATAACCCAGACTGTTGCGGCATGAAGCCATGGCCGCGGACATGGTCGTGCCGGTGCCTAAAAACGGGTCCAGTACAGTATCCCCTTTTACCGAAAACATATTGATCAACCGGTAGGCAAGTTCAAAGGGGTAGGCCCCGCTTCTTTTTCTAATCTTCTTATCATTCAAATCCTGGGTCGTGCCTTTCAAATCCATCCAGACATCAGAGAACCATATATTTCTTTCCTCCCAGAAGATGGCGCTTTGCCGCCTTCTTTGTTTTTCTTTTTCGCTTTTAAATTCTCTAATTGATCCTTTTCTCAATATTAAGATGTATTCATGTTCCAGGGTCACATAGGCCCCGGCAGGCAGCATGCCCGAGCCCATGAACTTGTTGGGTGCGTTCGTTTGTTTCCTCCAGATAATGGGAGGTAAGATACTGAGACCAATATCCATAAGGCGAGACAGGACCCTTGAATGGTTGGGAAAGAGCCTGAAATCCCGGCCCATGGTTCTGACGGCGTCACCAATATTAATGCAGGCTAGGCCGCCGATTTTCAAGACGCGATACACTTCTTTCCAGACCGCGTCG from Deltaproteobacteria bacterium harbors:
- a CDS encoding site-specific DNA-methyltransferase; this encodes METTHRIIFGNSKDMSALPSQSVDLIVTSPPYPMIAMWDETFSSQNPATREALQKENGPLAFELMHEELDAVWKEVYRVLKIGGLACINIGDAVRTMGRDFRLFPNHSRVLSRLMDIGLSILPPIIWRKQTNAPNKFMGSGMLPAGAYVTLEHEYILILRKGSIREFKSEKEKQRRRQSAIFWEERNIWFSDVWMDLKGTTQDLNDKKIRKRSGAYPFELAYRLINMFSVKGDTVLDPFLGTGTTMSAAMASCRNSLGYELDKNFKDTIDLRTKNIRDFSNQYIRNRIKNHLDFVTKTNEARNSLKYINKVYQFPVRTKQEIELYLHDLESVSETGENEFRVTYLEPPQNEYCEACQL